In Geminocystis sp. NIES-3709, a single genomic region encodes these proteins:
- the dapF gene encoding diaminopimelate epimerase, with the protein MTLKFTKYHGLGNDFILIDNLASAEPLISPEEAVRMCDRHFGIGADGVIFVLPGKNDIDYTMRIFNSDGSEPEMCGNGIRCFAQFITELEGQETIGKTYKIDTLAGLICPTIKGNGQVKVDMGQPQLKAVEIPTTLTDKEDKVINHPLVVDGTEYFVTCVSMGNPHCLVFVNDVAVIDLPKIGPLFEHNKCFPQRTNTEFIEVVNSNYLKMRVWERGAGITLACGTGACATVVAGVLNNKCDRITTVELPGGCLEIEWSDKDNHIYMTGPATKVFSGEIDS; encoded by the coding sequence ATGACTTTGAAGTTTACCAAATATCATGGACTGGGAAATGATTTTATTTTAATTGATAATTTGGCTTCTGCTGAACCTTTAATTTCTCCCGAAGAAGCAGTTAGAATGTGCGATCGACATTTTGGCATTGGTGCAGACGGAGTAATTTTTGTGTTACCCGGTAAGAACGATATAGATTATACCATGAGAATCTTTAACAGTGATGGATCTGAACCTGAGATGTGTGGTAATGGAATTCGTTGTTTCGCCCAATTTATCACCGAATTAGAAGGACAGGAAACTATCGGTAAAACCTATAAAATAGACACTTTAGCTGGTTTAATTTGCCCAACAATTAAAGGTAATGGACAAGTGAAAGTCGATATGGGACAACCTCAGTTAAAAGCTGTAGAAATACCCACTACTTTGACAGACAAAGAAGACAAAGTGATTAATCATCCTTTAGTAGTAGATGGTACAGAATATTTTGTTACTTGTGTTAGCATGGGGAATCCTCACTGCCTAGTGTTTGTGAATGATGTTGCTGTGATTGATTTACCAAAAATAGGCCCTTTATTTGAGCATAATAAATGTTTTCCCCAAAGAACAAATACTGAATTTATCGAAGTAGTCAATTCTAACTATTTAAAAATGCGAGTGTGGGAAAGAGGTGCAGGAATTACTTTAGCCTGTGGTACAGGAGCGTGTGCTACTGTTGTAGCGGGAGTTTTAAATAATAAATGCGATCGAATTACTACCGTTGAGTTACCCGGAGGATGTTTAGAAATCGAGTGGTCTGACAAAGACAATCATATATATATGACAGGGCCAGCAACTAAAGTTTTTTCCGGAGAAATAGATTCATAA
- a CDS encoding single-stranded DNA-binding protein, whose protein sequence is MNSCVLMAKIVRSPQLRYTQDSQLAVTEMMVEFDNLSPNNPPFNLKVVAWGGLATEIEQKYVEGNQVVLTGRLKMDTVERQGYKEKIAELTIFHIYPLNGDGDRSNVVSLNDYKSPENSEDDSNPEYEDSGIDENKLDHIPF, encoded by the coding sequence ATGAATAGTTGCGTATTAATGGCGAAAATAGTTCGTAGTCCTCAATTAAGATACACTCAGGATAGCCAACTAGCAGTGACAGAAATGATGGTAGAGTTTGACAATCTTTCTCCGAATAATCCTCCCTTTAACTTAAAAGTAGTCGCATGGGGCGGTTTAGCCACAGAAATCGAACAAAAATATGTGGAAGGAAATCAAGTTGTTTTAACTGGACGCTTAAAGATGGATACAGTAGAAAGACAAGGATATAAAGAAAAAATAGCGGAGTTAACTATATTCCATATTTACCCCTTAAATGGTGACGGCGATCGTAGTAATGTTGTTAGTCTAAATGATTATAAATCCCCAGAAAATTCGGAGGATGATTCTAACCCTGAATATGAAGATTCTGGCATTGACGAAAATAAATTAGATCATATTCCTTTTTAA
- a CDS encoding DUF1830 domain-containing protein, with the protein MAQILDAIPHNENDVILCCYVNATNQIQVARITNIRNWYFERVVFPGQRLVFEALPEALLEIHSGMMASAILSDTIPCQRLSVNEEKSEPSKQDSTVIPDNKTKPSDLEVVLA; encoded by the coding sequence ATGGCTCAAATACTAGATGCAATTCCTCATAATGAAAATGATGTTATTTTGTGTTGTTATGTGAATGCTACAAATCAAATTCAGGTAGCTAGAATCACAAATATTCGTAATTGGTACTTTGAAAGGGTGGTATTTCCAGGGCAAAGATTAGTGTTTGAGGCTTTACCAGAGGCTTTATTAGAAATTCATTCAGGAATGATGGCTAGTGCTATTTTATCGGATACTATTCCTTGTCAGCGATTATCTGTTAATGAAGAAAAATCTGAACCATCGAAACAAGATAGCACAGTTATTCCTGACAATAAGACTAAACCTTCCGATTTGGAAGTAGTCTTGGCTTAA
- the pruA gene encoding L-glutamate gamma-semialdehyde dehydrogenase → MVASANPISSYENTTQAIAKELIQATRQKGNIFSQLKEQMQFDDKLMGWTMSNPGLRVQLFRFIDALPALRSKSEIARHLQQYLTTEEVELPDALKGILNFTEPNSPPAQIASATITKAVETLAYKYISGETIKEVIKAVERMRKEKMCFSIDLLGEAVITEVEAESYLQNYLNLITQLSEQAQKWSNISEIDTADGENLPKVQVSVKLTAFYSQFDPIDPEGGKLKVCDRIRTLLRHAQNYGTAVHFDIEQYTYKDVVVSILQELLMEEEFKTRTDIGVTLQAYLRDSEKDLQSWINWAKRRGNPITIRLVKGAYWDQETIKSLQNHWNQPVFNDKAETDLNYEKLTRLLLENHSYLNAAIASHNVRTQANAIAIAETLKIPKKRFECQILYGMGETLAKAIVKRGHRVRVYAPYGQLLPGMAYLIRRLLENTANSSFLRQNAEEKPIEELVAPPQVSPISKEELTTDVVSSLSKQKVFQGSPDTDYGRETNLIKARQALTIVHNQLGKTYLPLINGNYVETESYIDSVNPSNPSEVVGKIGLISLSQADEAMNSAKSAFKTWSKTPAKQRADILRKAADIMEAKRHELTAWMCYEVGKILKEGDPEVSEAIDFCRYYADEMERLDRGYNYDVAGENDRYFYQPRGIALIVSPWNFPFAISTGMTVAALVTGNCALLKPAATSTVIGAKIAEILTEAGIPAGVFQYIPGKGSVVGDYLVKHPDIHLIAFTGSREVGCQIYADAAILQPKQRHLKRVIAEMGGKNAIIIDESADLDQGVAGVVQSAFGFSGQKCSACSRVIVLSSVYDSFVDRLVEAVKSLNVGEAKNPSTKVGPVIDGTAQARILEYIEKGKQEGKLAIQVPTPENGYFVPPTVFIDISPNATIAQEEIFGPVLAVIKANNFDEALDIANGTDYALTGGLYSRTPIHIDRAYKEFEVGNLYINRGITGAIVSRQPFGGFKLSGVGSKAGGPDYLLQFLEPRVVTENIQRQGFAPIEGVDN, encoded by the coding sequence ATGGTAGCTTCAGCTAATCCCATCTCGTCATACGAAAATACAACACAAGCGATCGCAAAGGAATTAATCCAAGCCACAAGACAGAAAGGTAATATTTTCAGTCAGTTAAAAGAACAAATGCAGTTCGATGATAAACTCATGGGGTGGACTATGAGTAACCCCGGACTACGGGTACAGTTGTTTAGATTCATTGATGCGTTACCTGCATTAAGAAGTAAGAGCGAAATTGCTAGACATTTACAACAATATTTAACCACCGAAGAAGTTGAGTTACCAGACGCGCTCAAAGGCATTCTTAATTTTACCGAACCTAATTCTCCCCCCGCTCAAATTGCTTCTGCTACTATCACTAAAGCAGTGGAAACCCTAGCTTATAAGTATATCTCAGGGGAAACTATCAAAGAAGTGATTAAAGCAGTAGAAAGGATGCGTAAGGAGAAAATGTGTTTTTCCATCGACTTGTTAGGGGAGGCGGTTATTACCGAAGTTGAAGCAGAATCTTACTTACAAAACTACCTTAATTTAATCACTCAATTAAGTGAGCAAGCTCAAAAATGGTCAAATATTTCCGAAATTGATACCGCAGATGGTGAAAATCTCCCGAAAGTGCAAGTATCTGTCAAGTTAACTGCATTTTACTCCCAATTTGACCCGATCGATCCTGAAGGTGGTAAATTGAAAGTGTGCGATCGAATCCGTACTTTATTAAGACACGCTCAAAATTATGGTACTGCGGTACATTTCGATATTGAACAATATACTTATAAAGATGTGGTTGTCTCCATTTTGCAAGAGTTATTAATGGAGGAAGAATTTAAGACTCGCACTGATATTGGCGTTACTTTACAAGCCTATTTGCGTGACTCAGAGAAAGACTTACAAAGTTGGATTAATTGGGCAAAAAGACGGGGTAATCCGATCACCATTCGCTTAGTTAAAGGAGCATATTGGGATCAAGAAACCATTAAATCTCTACAAAATCACTGGAATCAACCTGTATTTAATGATAAAGCAGAAACAGACCTTAATTATGAAAAATTAACTCGTCTTCTCCTCGAAAATCACTCGTATTTAAACGCCGCCATTGCTTCTCATAATGTCCGTACTCAGGCAAATGCGATCGCTATTGCAGAAACTTTAAAGATTCCAAAAAAACGCTTTGAATGTCAGATACTTTACGGCATGGGAGAAACTTTAGCTAAGGCGATCGTCAAAAGAGGGCATCGAGTAAGAGTTTATGCACCCTATGGGCAACTTTTGCCGGGGATGGCTTATCTTATCCGCCGTTTACTAGAAAATACTGCTAATAGCTCCTTTTTACGTCAAAATGCAGAAGAAAAACCCATTGAGGAATTAGTCGCACCACCTCAAGTTTCCCCTATTTCTAAGGAGGAATTAACTACTGATGTTGTTTCCTCACTTTCTAAGCAGAAGGTTTTTCAAGGCTCCCCTGACACCGATTATGGCCGTGAAACAAACCTCATTAAAGCCCGACAAGCGTTGACTATAGTACACAATCAGCTAGGTAAAACTTACTTACCCTTGATTAACGGTAACTATGTCGAAACTGAAAGTTATATTGATTCCGTGAACCCTTCTAACCCTTCGGAAGTCGTGGGAAAAATTGGCTTAATTTCTCTTTCTCAAGCAGACGAAGCGATGAATAGTGCCAAATCAGCTTTTAAAACATGGAGTAAAACCCCAGCAAAACAACGGGCAGATATTTTACGCAAAGCTGCCGACATTATGGAAGCTAAACGCCATGAATTAACCGCTTGGATGTGCTATGAAGTTGGTAAAATCTTAAAAGAAGGTGATCCTGAAGTCTCAGAAGCGATCGATTTTTGTCGTTACTACGCTGATGAAATGGAAAGGCTCGATCGAGGCTATAATTATGATGTGGCTGGAGAGAACGATCGATATTTTTATCAACCTCGTGGTATTGCTTTAATTGTATCCCCTTGGAATTTTCCCTTTGCAATTTCCACAGGTATGACAGTCGCCGCCTTAGTTACGGGTAATTGTGCTTTATTAAAACCTGCCGCCACCAGTACCGTAATTGGAGCAAAAATAGCTGAAATTTTAACAGAAGCGGGGATTCCTGCGGGAGTTTTCCAGTATATACCTGGTAAAGGTTCAGTTGTGGGAGATTATCTCGTCAAACATCCTGATATTCATTTAATCGCCTTCACAGGCTCAAGGGAAGTTGGTTGTCAAATTTATGCTGATGCGGCCATATTGCAACCCAAACAACGCCATCTTAAACGAGTTATTGCAGAAATGGGCGGTAAAAATGCCATTATCATTGATGAAAGTGCCGATTTAGATCAAGGTGTGGCTGGAGTGGTACAATCTGCTTTCGGTTTTAGTGGTCAAAAATGTTCTGCTTGTTCAAGAGTAATAGTTTTAAGTTCAGTATATGATAGTTTTGTTGATCGTTTAGTCGAAGCAGTAAAATCTCTCAACGTAGGTGAAGCCAAGAATCCTAGCACAAAAGTAGGCCCTGTTATCGATGGCACTGCTCAAGCTCGTATTTTAGAGTATATCGAGAAAGGCAAACAAGAGGGCAAATTAGCGATTCAAGTGCCGACTCCTGAAAATGGTTATTTTGTCCCTCCCACTGTTTTTATTGATATTTCACCTAATGCTACCATCGCCCAAGAGGAAATTTTTGGGCCTGTACTCGCAGTAATTAAAGCTAACAATTTCGATGAAGCCTTAGACATTGCCAATGGCACAGATTACGCTCTTACGGGGGGTTTATATTCTCGTACTCCTATTCATATCGATCGAGCTTACAAAGAGTTTGAAGTAGGCAACCTTTATATTAATCGAGGTATTACAGGGGCGATCGTGTCACGACAACCCTTTGGCGGTTTTAAACTCTCTGGAGTTGGTTCAAAAGCAGGAGGCCCTGATTACCTGTTACAATTTTTAGAGCCGAGAGTTGTTACTGAAAATATCCAACGTCAAGGTTTTGCACCGATCGAAGGGGTTGATAATTAG
- a CDS encoding metal ABC transporter permease, producing MLDFITEPLQYAFMQRSLIVAVVVGVICAVVGSYLMVQRLALLGDAISHSVLPGLAIAFILGINIFIGAFIAGLISTVCINIIRNNSKIKEDAAMGIVFSAFFALGVTLITVVQKENKIDLNHFLFGNILGVSLTEVRDTIIIAIFVLLIVFLFYKELLFYTFDKLGAESVGLPIKWLDTALMILIGLTIVASLKAVGVILVLSLLITPPSTAYLLVDRLNQIMFVGILIGVISSMSGMYLSYYFNLPSGPAIVLVATGLFILSFLFSPSQGLITEYFRLKFVSKKTIS from the coding sequence ATGCTAGATTTTATAACTGAACCTCTCCAATATGCTTTTATGCAACGATCGTTAATTGTTGCGGTAGTAGTCGGAGTGATTTGTGCGGTGGTTGGTAGTTATTTAATGGTTCAAAGATTAGCCTTATTAGGAGATGCAATTAGTCATTCTGTATTACCCGGATTAGCGATCGCTTTCATCTTAGGAATTAATATTTTTATCGGTGCATTTATTGCTGGATTAATAAGTACTGTGTGTATAAATATTATTAGAAATAACTCAAAAATTAAAGAAGATGCGGCTATGGGAATAGTTTTTTCTGCATTTTTTGCTTTGGGAGTTACTCTAATTACTGTGGTACAAAAAGAGAATAAAATAGACTTAAATCACTTCTTATTTGGCAATATTTTAGGTGTCAGTTTAACAGAAGTTAGAGATACAATTATTATTGCTATTTTTGTTTTGCTAATTGTCTTTTTATTTTATAAAGAATTACTATTTTATACCTTCGATAAATTGGGTGCTGAATCAGTGGGTTTACCAATTAAATGGTTAGATACAGCATTAATGATTTTAATTGGTTTAACTATTGTTGCTAGTTTAAAAGCTGTGGGAGTTATTCTTGTTTTGTCTTTATTAATTACTCCTCCTTCTACTGCTTATTTATTAGTCGATCGACTTAATCAAATAATGTTTGTGGGAATTTTAATCGGAGTTATTTCTAGTATGAGTGGAATGTATTTAAGTTATTATTTCAATTTACCATCAGGGCCAGCTATTGTTTTAGTTGCAACAGGATTATTTATCTTAAGTTTTTTATTCAGTCCGAGTCAAGGATTAATTACTGAATATTTTCGCTTAAAATTTGTCTCAAAAAAAACTATCTCTTAA
- a CDS encoding acetolactate synthase large subunit, giving the protein MGQLNTAELLIQCLENEGVEYIFGLPGEENLHILEALKNSSIQFITTRHEQGAAFMADVYGRLTGKAGVCLSTLGPGATNLITGVADANLDGAPLVAITGQVGTDRMHIESHQYLDLVAMFAPVTKWNKQIVRPGITPEVVRKAFKVAEKEKPGAVHIDLPENISAMSVEGKPLKIDSREKIYASYRSVNAAALAIAKAKNPLILAGNGAIRAHAADALTEFATRLNIPVANTFMGKGAIPYIHPLSLWTVGLQQRDFITCGFEQSDLIIAVGYDLIEYSPKRWNPDGAIPIIHVGANSAEIDSSYIPTVEVIGDIADSLDEILKRCDRTGKPVPFAASLRNEIREDYEQYAHDEGFPVKPQKIVYDLRQVMGSEDIVISDVGAHKMWMARHYHCECPNTCIISNGFAAMGIAIPGAVAAKLVNPDKKVVAVTGDGGFMMNCQELETALRVKTPFVTLIFNDNGYGLIGWKQMNQFGSTSYVDFGNPDFVKFAESMGLKGYRITCAEDLIPTLKTALEQDVPTVIDCPVDYRENIRFSRKSGDLSCPIWE; this is encoded by the coding sequence ATGGGGCAATTAAATACAGCAGAGTTACTCATTCAATGTTTAGAAAATGAGGGAGTAGAATATATTTTTGGATTGCCAGGAGAAGAAAATTTACATATCCTTGAGGCTTTAAAAAACTCATCTATTCAATTTATCACCACTCGTCATGAACAAGGTGCCGCTTTTATGGCAGATGTTTATGGACGTTTGACAGGAAAAGCAGGAGTTTGTCTTTCAACTTTGGGGCCTGGTGCTACAAATTTGATTACTGGAGTTGCTGATGCTAACCTAGATGGTGCCCCTCTTGTGGCAATTACTGGGCAAGTGGGAACCGATCGAATGCACATTGAATCACATCAGTATCTTGATTTAGTCGCTATGTTTGCTCCCGTTACTAAGTGGAATAAGCAAATTGTTCGCCCCGGTATCACCCCAGAAGTAGTGCGTAAGGCTTTTAAAGTCGCAGAAAAAGAAAAACCCGGAGCAGTACATATTGATTTACCTGAAAATATCTCTGCGATGTCCGTAGAAGGTAAACCGTTAAAGATTGATAGTCGAGAAAAAATCTATGCTTCCTATCGTAGTGTCAATGCCGCCGCTTTAGCGATCGCAAAAGCAAAAAATCCCTTAATTTTAGCTGGAAACGGTGCAATTAGAGCCCATGCGGCAGATGCGTTAACAGAATTTGCTACTCGTTTAAATATTCCTGTTGCCAATACTTTTATGGGAAAAGGTGCTATTCCTTATATTCATCCTCTCTCATTATGGACTGTTGGTTTACAACAACGAGATTTTATTACCTGTGGTTTTGAACAAAGCGATCTAATTATTGCCGTCGGTTATGATTTAATTGAATATTCCCCAAAACGTTGGAATCCTGACGGTGCAATTCCTATTATTCATGTCGGGGCAAATTCTGCGGAAATTGATAGTAGTTATATCCCTACCGTGGAAGTCATTGGAGACATTGCCGATTCTTTAGACGAAATTTTGAAAAGATGCGATCGAACTGGTAAACCTGTACCCTTTGCCGCTTCTTTACGAAATGAAATACGAGAAGATTATGAACAATATGCTCATGATGAAGGTTTTCCTGTTAAACCCCAAAAAATTGTTTATGATTTAAGGCAAGTAATGGGCTCAGAAGATATAGTTATTTCTGATGTAGGCGCTCATAAAATGTGGATGGCAAGACACTATCATTGTGAATGTCCGAATACCTGCATTATCTCTAACGGTTTTGCGGCTATGGGAATAGCAATTCCGGGGGCTGTTGCCGCTAAATTAGTGAATCCTGATAAAAAAGTTGTTGCTGTCACAGGAGATGGTGGTTTTATGATGAATTGCCAAGAATTGGAAACCGCCTTAAGAGTCAAAACACCTTTCGTCACTTTAATTTTTAATGATAATGGCTATGGCTTAATTGGCTGGAAACAGATGAATCAATTTGGCTCTACCAGTTACGTTGACTTTGGCAACCCCGATTTTGTCAAATTTGCTGAAAGCATGGGTTTAAAAGGCTATAGAATCACTTGTGCAGAAGATTTAATCCCCACCCTGAAAACAGCTTTAGAACAGGATGTTCCCACCGTAATTGATTGCCCTGTGGATTACAGAGAAAATATCCGTTTTTCCCGTAAATCAGGAGATTTAAGTTGCCCCATTTGGGAATAA
- a CDS encoding metal ABC transporter ATP-binding protein, with protein sequence MSNLGCLKVENLTVSYRNVEALRNISFQVFPHKVTGIIGPNGAGKSTMIKAMLGLIPYQFGSISFYDQPLIKQRERIAYVPQRSQIDWTYPATVWDVVMMGRVRKTGWFKPFSRMSREIAKTALEKVGMYDYCDRPIGQLSGGQQQRVFLARSLAQSADIFFFDEPFVGVDQKTEEIIFNIFQELADEGKIILVVNHDLGESINNFDSIILLNKTLIAAGNREEVLQEENLYNAYNGRVSFHSQNNRLIA encoded by the coding sequence ATGAGTAATTTAGGTTGTTTGAAGGTTGAAAATTTGACGGTAAGCTATCGTAATGTTGAGGCTTTAAGAAATATCTCTTTTCAAGTTTTTCCTCACAAAGTAACGGGAATTATAGGGCCGAATGGTGCAGGAAAAAGTACTATGATTAAAGCGATGTTAGGTTTGATTCCTTATCAATTTGGTTCAATTTCATTCTATGATCAACCTTTAATTAAACAAAGAGAAAGAATTGCTTATGTACCACAACGATCGCAAATTGATTGGACATATCCTGCAACAGTATGGGATGTGGTGATGATGGGAAGGGTTAGAAAAACAGGGTGGTTTAAGCCTTTTTCGAGAATGAGTCGTGAAATAGCAAAAACAGCGTTAGAAAAAGTAGGAATGTATGATTATTGCGATCGACCTATCGGACAATTATCAGGAGGACAACAACAAAGAGTATTTTTAGCTCGATCGTTGGCGCAATCTGCTGATATATTTTTCTTTGATGAACCTTTTGTTGGAGTAGATCAAAAAACAGAGGAAATTATCTTTAATATTTTTCAAGAATTAGCAGACGAAGGTAAAATTATTTTAGTAGTAAATCATGATTTAGGGGAATCTATTAACAATTTTGATAGCATAATTTTATTAAATAAAACTCTCATTGCCGCAGGAAATAGAGAAGAAGTATTGCAAGAAGAAAATTTATATAATGCCTATAATGGCCGAGTATCTTTCCACTCTCAAAATAATCGGTTAATTGCTTAA
- a CDS encoding Hfq-related RNA-binding protein has translation MTVFNTGFPSVRQIQNFIKNKTSVDIALTTNETLRGVILWQDQNCLCLSNNNKEKLLISHHAIVYVKST, from the coding sequence ATGACCGTATTCAACACCGGCTTTCCTAGTGTACGACAAATACAAAACTTTATCAAAAACAAAACCTCTGTAGATATAGCTTTAACTACAAACGAAACTTTAAGAGGTGTTATTCTTTGGCAAGATCAGAATTGTCTATGTCTATCTAACAATAATAAAGAGAAATTGTTGATCTCTCACCATGCGATCGTTTATGTTAAAAGTACATAA